A region of Flavobacterium album DNA encodes the following proteins:
- the fusA gene encoding elongation factor G, giving the protein MARDLKYTRNIGIAAHIDAGKTTTTERILFYTGKSHKIGEVHDGAATMDWMAQEQERGITITSAATTCTWNFPTDQGKTTGDSKDYHFNIIDTPGHVDFTVEVNRSLRVLDGLVFLFSAVDGVEPQSETNWRLADNYKVPRMGFVNKMDRQGSNFLAVCQQVKDMLKSNAVPIVLPIGDEADFKGVVDLIKNQAIIWHDETQGATFDIVPIPDDMKEEAHQYRAQLIEEVAGYDESLLEKFMEDESSITEDEINEALRKATIDMAIIPMLCGSSFKNKGVQFMLDAVCKFLPSPLDKEAIEGTNPDTDEPITRKPSVTEPFAALAFKIATDPYVGRLAFFRAYSGRLDAGSYVLNNRSGNKERISRIYQMHANKQNPIEYIEAGDIGAAVGFKDIKTGDTLSDEKNPIVLESMNFPDPVIGIAVEPKTKADVDKMGMALAKLAEEDPTFTVRTDHASGQTIISGMGELHLDILVDRLKREFKVEVNQGEPQVEYKEAITREAQHRETYKKQSGGRGKFGDIVFRLGPADEVDGKVPMGLQFVNEVKGGNIPREFIPAIEKGFKEAMKQGPLAGYEMDSMKVVLLDGSFHPVDSDALSFELAAKMGYKEAARSAGAVILEPIMKLEVLTPEENMGDIVGDLNRRRGQINNMDDRAGSKVVKASVPLSEMFGYVTTLRTLSSGRATSTMEFSHYAETPSNIADDVIKKAKGNA; this is encoded by the coding sequence ATGGCAAGAGATTTAAAATATACGAGAAACATAGGTATTGCTGCCCATATTGACGCGGGTAAGACTACAACTACCGAGCGTATCCTTTTCTATACGGGTAAATCCCACAAGATAGGCGAGGTGCATGACGGTGCAGCAACCATGGACTGGATGGCGCAGGAGCAGGAGAGGGGTATTACCATTACTTCGGCCGCGACAACATGTACATGGAACTTCCCTACAGACCAAGGTAAGACTACCGGCGATTCTAAAGATTACCACTTCAACATCATCGATACCCCGGGACACGTTGACTTTACCGTTGAGGTAAACCGTTCCCTAAGGGTGCTTGACGGACTTGTGTTCCTTTTCAGCGCCGTTGACGGTGTTGAGCCACAGTCTGAAACTAACTGGAGGCTTGCTGATAACTACAAAGTGCCGCGTATGGGCTTTGTGAACAAAATGGACCGCCAGGGATCTAACTTCCTTGCTGTTTGCCAGCAGGTGAAAGACATGCTTAAGTCGAACGCGGTGCCTATCGTACTTCCGATCGGTGACGAGGCTGATTTCAAAGGCGTGGTAGATCTTATCAAGAACCAGGCTATCATATGGCATGATGAAACACAGGGTGCTACATTCGATATCGTGCCTATCCCGGACGATATGAAAGAAGAAGCACACCAGTACAGGGCACAGCTTATTGAAGAGGTTGCCGGTTATGATGAGAGCCTTCTTGAGAAATTCATGGAAGATGAAAGCTCAATTACTGAGGATGAGATCAACGAAGCGCTAAGGAAAGCTACCATAGATATGGCTATCATCCCTATGCTTTGCGGTTCTTCATTCAAAAATAAGGGTGTTCAGTTCATGCTTGATGCAGTTTGTAAATTCCTTCCTTCGCCACTTGATAAAGAAGCTATCGAAGGTACAAACCCTGATACTGACGAGCCTATCACGCGTAAGCCATCAGTTACTGAGCCGTTCGCGGCGCTTGCGTTCAAGATCGCAACCGATCCTTATGTAGGTCGTCTTGCGTTCTTCAGGGCTTATTCAGGCCGTCTTGATGCAGGTTCGTATGTTCTTAACAACCGTTCAGGTAACAAAGAGCGTATCTCCCGTATCTACCAGATGCACGCTAACAAGCAAAACCCAATCGAGTACATCGAGGCAGGTGATATTGGTGCAGCTGTAGGCTTTAAAGACATCAAGACTGGTGATACCCTTTCTGATGAGAAAAACCCTATCGTTCTTGAAAGTATGAACTTCCCTGATCCGGTAATCGGTATCGCTGTTGAGCCTAAAACTAAGGCCGACGTTGATAAAATGGGTATGGCTTTGGCTAAACTTGCTGAAGAAGATCCAACGTTTACCGTTAGGACTGACCATGCTTCAGGACAAACGATCATCTCCGGTATGGGTGAGCTTCACCTTGATATCCTTGTAGACCGTCTTAAGCGTGAGTTTAAGGTAGAGGTTAACCAGGGCGAGCCGCAGGTAGAGTACAAAGAAGCTATCACACGTGAAGCACAGCACAGGGAAACTTACAAAAAGCAATCCGGTGGTCGTGGTAAATTCGGTGATATCGTATTCCGTCTCGGGCCTGCAGACGAAGTTGACGGAAAAGTACCAATGGGACTTCAATTCGTTAACGAAGTTAAAGGTGGTAACATCCCAAGGGAATTCATCCCTGCTATCGAGAAAGGCTTTAAAGAGGCTATGAAACAAGGCCCTCTTGCAGGTTACGAAATGGACAGCATGAAGGTTGTACTTCTTGACGGTTCATTCCACCCTGTTGACTCGGATGCGCTTTCATTCGAACTTGCAGCCAAAATGGGTTATAAAGAAGCTGCAAGGAGCGCAGGTGCTGTTATCCTTGAGCCGATCATGAAACTTGAAGTGCTTACGCCGGAAGAGAACATGGGTGATATCGTAGGTGACCTTAACCGTCGCCGCGGACAGATCAACAACATGGATGACAGGGCGGGTTCTAAAGTAGTTAAAGCAAGCGTGCCTCTTTCTGAGATGTTCGGTTACGTGACTACCCTAAGGACACTATCTTCAGGACGTGCTACTTCTACAATGGAATTCTCTCACTATGCTGAGACACCTTCCAACATTGCAGATGATGTAATTAAAAAAGCAAAAGGTAACGCTTAA
- the rlmB gene encoding 23S rRNA (guanosine(2251)-2'-O)-methyltransferase RlmB codes for MEKEHQIFGIRAIIEALNSRKEIDKVFIQKDADGDLMRDLMKTMKRLNVNFSYVPVEKLNRLTPNNHQGAVATIAPIAFHNLETLVETVMESGKTPLFLILDQLSDARNFGAIIRTAECTGVDGIIVQKQGSAPVNGDTVKTSAGAVFNVPICKVEHIKDAIFHLQGSGIKTVAATEKTDNNIYDISLNEPVAIIMGSEDRGINPSVLKIVDEKAKLPMFGTIGSLNVSVACGAFLYEAVRQRG; via the coding sequence ATGGAAAAAGAACACCAGATATTCGGTATACGGGCTATTATCGAAGCCCTGAACTCCCGCAAGGAAATAGACAAAGTATTTATACAGAAGGATGCCGACGGCGACCTGATGCGCGACCTCATGAAAACCATGAAGCGCTTAAATGTAAATTTCTCCTATGTACCGGTAGAAAAGCTGAACCGACTTACACCCAATAACCACCAGGGAGCCGTAGCTACTATTGCCCCTATTGCTTTCCATAACCTGGAAACATTGGTGGAAACAGTTATGGAAAGCGGAAAAACGCCGCTATTCCTTATCCTTGACCAATTATCGGATGCCCGCAATTTTGGGGCTATCATCCGTACAGCAGAGTGTACAGGTGTTGACGGTATCATCGTTCAAAAACAGGGTTCGGCCCCGGTAAACGGCGATACGGTAAAGACATCGGCCGGCGCGGTATTCAATGTGCCTATCTGTAAAGTAGAGCATATTAAGGATGCTATTTTCCACCTTCAGGGGTCGGGCATTAAAACTGTAGCTGCCACCGAGAAAACTGATAACAACATCTATGATATTTCGCTGAACGAACCTGTAGCTATCATCATGGGATCGGAAGACAGGGGCATTAACCCATCGGTATTGAAGATCGTGGATGAAAAAGCCAAACTGCCAATGTTCGGTACCATAGGCTCACTAAATGTATCGGTAGCATGCGGGGCTTTTTTGTATGAAGCGGTGAGGCAGAGGGGGTAA
- a CDS encoding lipid-binding protein, producing MKNIKFNIKLILFGVFSLAAFTACEEDGYADYNAGGTTTQQMNGEFWIDIADPDGNVVVEHALHKLYDMDGNLYITDRVGSDDTFTGWYTEAELDYNLDNLTFSATEADNTSDGSVVTITEGKILKGAGHSKSGGVTDSIYFKAVYDYDPGTVLTFAGTRRTGFEEDEY from the coding sequence ATGAAGAATATAAAATTCAATATAAAGCTTATACTTTTCGGCGTATTCTCTCTGGCAGCCTTTACTGCATGCGAGGAGGACGGGTATGCCGATTATAATGCAGGTGGTACAACTACCCAACAGATGAATGGCGAATTCTGGATCGACATAGCTGATCCGGATGGGAATGTGGTTGTAGAGCATGCACTGCACAAGTTGTATGATATGGACGGTAATCTGTATATCACTGACAGGGTTGGATCAGACGATACTTTTACCGGATGGTATACCGAAGCTGAGCTTGATTACAACCTTGACAACCTTACTTTCAGCGCTACGGAGGCTGATAACACTTCCGATGGCTCCGTTGTAACCATTACCGAAGGGAAGATCCTTAAAGGCGCAGGCCATTCCAAATCAGGTGGGGTTACTGACAGCATTTATTTTAAAGCTGTTTACGACTACGATCCCGGAACGGTACTCACTTTTGCCGGTACCAGAAGGACGGGCTTTGAGGAAGACGAATATTAG
- the rpsG gene encoding 30S ribosomal protein S7, which translates to MRKRQAKKRPLLPDPRFNDQLVTRFVNNLMWDGKKSTAFKVFYDAIDIVETKKQDAEKSALETWKDAINNVMPHVEVRSRRVGGATFQIPMQIRPDRKISMAMKWMILYARRRNEKSMAQRLASEILAAAKEEGAAVKKRMDTHKMAEANKAFSHFRF; encoded by the coding sequence ATGAGAAAAAGACAGGCCAAAAAAAGACCTCTTTTGCCAGATCCAAGGTTTAATGACCAATTGGTTACACGTTTTGTGAATAACTTAATGTGGGACGGTAAAAAATCAACTGCTTTCAAAGTGTTCTATGATGCTATCGACATCGTTGAGACTAAAAAGCAGGACGCTGAGAAATCAGCGCTTGAAACATGGAAAGATGCTATCAACAACGTAATGCCGCACGTAGAAGTACGCAGCCGCAGGGTTGGTGGTGCAACATTCCAGATACCAATGCAGATCCGTCCGGACAGGAAGATCTCTATGGCAATGAAATGGATGATCCTTTATGCAAGAAGAAGAAACGAGAAATCTATGGCTCAAAGGCTGGCTTCTGAAATATTAGCTGCTGCTAAAGAAGAAGGTGCTGCTGTTAAAAAGAGGATGGATACTCACAAGATGGCAGAAGCTAACAAAGCATTCTCACATTTCAGGTTTTAA
- a CDS encoding immunoglobulin-like domain-containing protein, whose amino-acid sequence MRNIYKKGLGLLAIVLAFTSCSPDEPIHSSITNYPVITVAGDDVIFVHQGEPFTDPGATATIDGNEVPVTTTYIGRYRGNVFTGTLDTNIADVYTVQYSAMNEDGFSGVSTRQVIVANTGDLVNSIEGVYTSTVFRNGSQGNPSSAYTDIEYILIWKNANGTYQVSDSFGGWYLFARAIANSETPGGVIVANDITTNDFSFPGTQTNLYFGGSSEIESLEVDPATKTLVLTTSWDTTPPVTHYTFVSTLEQVQF is encoded by the coding sequence ATGAGAAATATATATAAAAAAGGATTGGGGTTACTGGCGATAGTTCTCGCTTTTACCTCTTGCAGCCCGGATGAACCGATTCATTCTTCCATAACTAATTATCCGGTGATAACTGTTGCGGGGGATGATGTGATATTTGTTCATCAGGGAGAACCATTTACCGACCCGGGAGCTACTGCAACAATCGACGGGAATGAGGTTCCGGTTACTACTACCTACATAGGAAGGTATCGTGGCAACGTTTTTACAGGTACCCTTGACACGAATATTGCCGACGTATATACTGTACAGTATTCGGCTATGAATGAGGATGGTTTTTCAGGAGTATCAACGAGACAGGTAATAGTTGCCAATACGGGAGACCTGGTAAACAGTATCGAGGGTGTATATACTTCAACAGTATTCAGAAATGGGTCACAGGGAAATCCTTCTTCTGCGTATACTGATATAGAATATATCCTTATATGGAAAAACGCAAATGGGACTTATCAGGTATCTGATTCATTTGGCGGATGGTACCTGTTTGCCCGCGCAATAGCTAATTCTGAAACGCCGGGTGGTGTCATTGTAGCGAATGATATTACTACGAATGATTTTAGCTTTCCGGGAACGCAAACCAATCTCTATTTTGGAGGATCATCGGAAATAGAAAGCCTTGAAGTTGATCCTGCAACGAAGACACTTGTACTTACAACATCATGGGATACTACCCCACCAGTTACTCATTACACCTTTGTATCAACATTAGAACAGGTTCAATTTTAA
- a CDS encoding SusC/RagA family TonB-linked outer membrane protein, whose amino-acid sequence MKTRLHVLLTLLFALMMQISFAQERTVSGTVSDEAGFPIPGVNVVVKGTTISTQTDFDGKYQIQASPQQTLVFSYIGMGTLEMSAASTTINPTLKDSATELEGVVVTAVGIRREKSSIGASTTTLKSEEILRGQQANIADAVKGKVAGVIISNSSTDPGASSSVIIRGFKTLSGKNQPLYVVDGVPLYEQTNSSSSLTNGYDFGNAAADINPQDIETMTILKGASATVLYGSRAAGGVILITTKKGKEGRMAVEYTNSTSFTQINRTPKYQSKFGQGWDGVHYLIENGSWGAPFDGKPHVWGHVVNNSQLLKPYSFQPDQLENFFTTGTSRINSVNVSGGHGDTTARLSYTNTQQDGIYPTDADSFERNVLSVSATSKVKNISISGTMNYVSNSGKNVATGQSATVYNNLMQIPNDFPITEMADYNGQFFNNDNYYTPYGIVNPYFTLNSNGATNKKERVYGSFDFNYKINDWFNATYRFGMDVSSERSKVWTARIDAAPGSPNDGSSNETPGSYAESYVNTKLVNHDIQANFDFGITEKLRFQSTAGFNIWDERYNSLGASVASQDIPGFYNLANSSQIPAVATLMTSNKLYGLYDTATLSYDEQLFLTGNIRNDWFSSLPVANRSKLYAGGNASWVFTRTFSGIDKVLNYGKLRVGYASVGVGTDPYQVFAVNTQTNVNMGFGSVIFPINGINAYGIGNRMANLNLKPEVKTELEFGTELSFFNNFLTIDATYFDAKTKNQILALPLAPSTGYTSQQANIGTLRTKGFEGLVTINWLKSNEGFNWSSSVNYAKYNTVLEELDPRIDQVNLGGLSTYEYIAKQGQPVGLIRGYVPETDTNGNVVVDANGVPVAASTKQVYGDSQYDYTMGITNNFSWKGISLDFTFDIRQGGLMYSRTADITRFTGNSITTVYNDRQPFVVPNSVVKNVADDGTVTYSPNTTPIDSEHMDDYYRADANARANVISKSFVKLREVVLSYRFPSKLLEKTQIQSLSFSVIGRNLFLWTPKENQFIDPEVSTFGNDLAGQFGEFSANPSTRSIGFSLKASF is encoded by the coding sequence ATGAAAACAAGGCTACACGTTTTATTAACGCTGCTCTTTGCGTTAATGATGCAAATTTCGTTTGCACAGGAGAGGACAGTATCAGGTACTGTTTCTGATGAGGCGGGATTCCCGATTCCGGGAGTCAATGTGGTAGTAAAAGGCACTACCATTAGCACCCAAACCGATTTTGACGGTAAGTACCAAATACAGGCGTCTCCGCAACAGACACTTGTATTTAGCTACATTGGCATGGGTACTCTTGAAATGTCTGCTGCCTCAACCACTATCAACCCAACCCTTAAAGATTCGGCCACAGAGCTTGAAGGTGTTGTGGTAACGGCAGTAGGTATCCGAAGGGAAAAATCGTCGATCGGTGCCTCAACCACGACGCTAAAATCTGAAGAAATCCTCAGGGGCCAGCAGGCAAACATTGCCGACGCTGTTAAAGGTAAAGTGGCAGGTGTTATTATTTCCAACAGCTCGACTGACCCGGGCGCATCATCAAGCGTCATTATCCGTGGCTTTAAAACCCTTTCGGGTAAAAACCAGCCGCTCTATGTTGTTGACGGCGTTCCGCTTTATGAGCAGACCAATTCGTCTTCCAGCCTTACCAATGGCTACGACTTTGGTAATGCTGCAGCCGACATCAACCCGCAGGATATTGAGACCATGACGATACTTAAAGGCGCCTCTGCAACCGTACTTTACGGATCGAGGGCTGCCGGCGGTGTGATACTCATCACAACCAAAAAAGGAAAAGAAGGAAGGATGGCTGTAGAATACACCAACTCTACTTCCTTTACCCAGATTAACAGGACACCAAAATACCAGTCTAAATTCGGACAGGGTTGGGATGGTGTACACTACCTTATTGAAAACGGTTCATGGGGCGCGCCATTTGACGGGAAACCACACGTATGGGGCCACGTCGTAAATAACAGCCAGTTGCTGAAACCTTATTCATTCCAGCCGGACCAGCTTGAAAACTTCTTTACAACCGGTACTTCAAGGATAAACTCCGTGAACGTTTCAGGTGGCCATGGCGACACTACTGCCCGCCTGTCGTATACCAATACGCAGCAGGATGGTATATACCCTACCGATGCAGACTCTTTTGAAAGGAATGTACTCAGCGTGTCGGCAACTTCCAAAGTAAAAAACATCAGCATCAGCGGTACCATGAATTATGTAAGCAATTCAGGAAAGAACGTAGCTACCGGGCAGAGCGCAACGGTTTATAACAACCTGATGCAGATACCGAACGATTTCCCGATTACAGAAATGGCAGATTACAACGGCCAGTTCTTTAACAACGACAACTATTATACCCCTTACGGAATCGTTAACCCTTATTTTACACTGAACTCTAATGGCGCGACAAACAAGAAGGAACGCGTTTACGGGTCGTTCGATTTCAACTACAAAATAAACGACTGGTTTAATGCCACCTACCGTTTTGGTATGGACGTTTCCTCTGAGCGCAGCAAAGTATGGACAGCCCGTATTGATGCGGCACCGGGAAGCCCTAATGACGGATCATCAAACGAGACACCGGGAAGCTATGCTGAAAGCTATGTCAACACCAAACTCGTGAACCATGATATCCAGGCTAACTTTGACTTTGGCATAACGGAAAAATTAAGGTTCCAATCTACAGCAGGTTTCAACATTTGGGATGAGCGTTATAACAGCCTTGGCGCATCGGTAGCCAGCCAGGATATCCCGGGCTTTTACAACCTGGCCAACAGCTCGCAAATTCCGGCTGTTGCCACATTAATGACAAGCAACAAGCTTTACGGGCTTTATGATACTGCTACCCTTTCTTATGACGAACAGCTTTTCCTTACAGGAAACATCAGGAATGACTGGTTCTCAAGCCTTCCTGTAGCTAACAGGTCTAAACTGTATGCGGGTGGAAATGCCAGCTGGGTTTTCACAAGGACTTTCTCCGGTATAGACAAAGTGCTTAATTACGGAAAATTAAGGGTTGGTTATGCATCAGTAGGTGTTGGAACAGACCCTTACCAGGTTTTTGCAGTAAATACGCAAACCAATGTAAACATGGGCTTCGGTAGCGTTATATTCCCTATTAATGGTATTAATGCCTACGGTATTGGCAACAGGATGGCAAACCTCAACCTGAAGCCGGAAGTTAAAACAGAGCTGGAATTTGGTACCGAACTATCTTTCTTCAATAATTTTTTAACTATTGACGCTACCTACTTTGATGCTAAGACCAAAAACCAGATCCTTGCGCTTCCGCTAGCGCCAAGTACGGGATATACTTCGCAACAGGCTAACATTGGTACACTCCGTACCAAAGGTTTTGAAGGGCTCGTTACTATCAACTGGCTAAAAAGCAACGAAGGCTTCAACTGGAGCTCGAGCGTGAATTACGCTAAATACAACACCGTATTGGAAGAGCTTGACCCAAGGATCGATCAGGTGAACCTTGGCGGCCTCAGCACGTATGAGTACATTGCTAAACAAGGGCAGCCGGTGGGACTTATCAGGGGTTATGTGCCTGAAACCGATACTAACGGAAATGTGGTAGTGGATGCAAATGGTGTACCTGTTGCCGCTTCTACAAAACAGGTATATGGCGATTCGCAATATGATTACACTATGGGTATCACCAACAACTTTAGCTGGAAAGGCATTTCGCTTGATTTCACCTTTGATATCCGCCAGGGTGGTTTGATGTACTCAAGGACTGCAGATATTACAAGGTTTACCGGTAACTCAATTACAACAGTTTACAACGACAGGCAGCCTTTTGTAGTGCCAAACTCTGTAGTGAAAAACGTAGCTGATGACGGTACAGTAACCTACTCGCCAAACACGACCCCAATCGATTCTGAGCACATGGATGACTACTACCGTGCCGATGCCAATGCGCGGGCAAATGTTATCAGCAAATCATTTGTAAAGCTTCGTGAAGTTGTGCTTAGCTACAGGTTCCCTTCGAAACTTTTGGAGAAAACACAGATCCAGTCGCTATCGTTCTCTGTAATCGGCCGTAACCTGTTCCTTTGGACACCAAAAGAAAACCAGTTCATTGACCCTGAGGTTTCTACTTTTGGAAATGACCTTGCCGGGCAGTTTGGCGAGTTTAGCGCCAACCCTTCTACCAGAAGTATTGGTTTTAGTTTAAAAGCATCATTCTAA
- a CDS encoding SusD/RagB family nutrient-binding outer membrane lipoprotein produces the protein MKNINKFLILFLTGLFIASCDEKLDINVDPNAPAEINAGLALTSAEGTLASVVGGEFMNLGGFYAEYHTQAPSASQFENIDSYNLNTAYANTPWTQLYAGVLTDLKYVTEKSNDAGDTATALMAEVLRGYTYQLLVDLFGDVPYTEALQDGNITPHVTPGEEIYADVISKIDAALAAYEADPTESSAALQDVIFNSNMDKWVQFANTLKLKMYIRMAYTPQANPAAVTALLNEGNFLTEDAKFNLFAESTNKTNPFYATFLTNAGSGLGDVNHVASDALHDFYTENNDARLRAAFRPGTGGTYNSISQGTGNDFNNTAVAYARPNVRPKTPVFFLSASESYFLQAEALIRYAAGAGAKEAYDAGVLASFMTYQENFFKDADATKSTESVWSAAEAASEAADLTGPGGAYEYQPGADAETTVRQVIIQKWAALPYINNIEAYIEATRTKYPEIVEEGTEDYTIGNRIPSSISILPGTTIPSILFYPDSETQRNPNITQRASITENVWWDQKPE, from the coding sequence ATGAAAAATATAAATAAGTTTTTAATCCTTTTTCTCACAGGGCTCTTTATAGCATCATGTGACGAAAAACTGGACATAAACGTTGACCCCAACGCCCCGGCCGAGATCAACGCAGGCCTTGCGCTAACGTCGGCTGAAGGTACGCTGGCATCAGTAGTGGGCGGCGAATTCATGAACCTTGGCGGCTTTTATGCCGAATACCATACACAGGCCCCGAGTGCCAGCCAGTTTGAGAACATCGATTCTTACAACCTCAACACGGCTTATGCAAATACACCCTGGACACAACTGTATGCAGGCGTGCTTACCGACCTGAAATATGTAACCGAGAAGTCCAATGATGCCGGCGATACGGCAACAGCCCTTATGGCTGAAGTGCTTCGCGGGTATACCTACCAGTTACTGGTGGACCTTTTTGGCGATGTGCCTTATACCGAAGCTTTGCAGGATGGCAACATTACGCCGCATGTTACGCCAGGTGAAGAGATCTATGCCGATGTGATCAGCAAGATCGATGCTGCACTGGCCGCTTATGAAGCTGATCCGACGGAGTCATCAGCAGCATTGCAGGATGTTATCTTTAACAGCAATATGGACAAGTGGGTTCAGTTCGCAAACACACTTAAGCTAAAGATGTACATCAGGATGGCTTATACACCGCAGGCCAACCCGGCAGCAGTTACCGCTTTGCTGAATGAGGGAAATTTCCTGACGGAAGATGCTAAATTTAACCTGTTTGCAGAATCTACCAATAAGACGAACCCGTTTTATGCAACTTTCCTTACCAATGCAGGATCAGGGCTTGGCGACGTGAACCATGTGGCCAGCGATGCGCTGCATGATTTTTACACTGAAAATAATGATGCCCGCCTGCGAGCTGCATTTCGGCCTGGAACCGGCGGGACATACAATTCAATTTCCCAGGGTACCGGTAACGATTTTAATAACACAGCAGTTGCCTATGCCCGCCCAAATGTTCGTCCTAAAACCCCTGTATTCTTTTTATCTGCTTCAGAAAGCTATTTTCTCCAGGCAGAGGCATTGATTCGTTATGCAGCCGGAGCAGGGGCGAAAGAAGCGTATGACGCAGGGGTGCTGGCATCCTTCATGACGTATCAGGAAAATTTCTTTAAAGACGCTGATGCTACTAAATCAACAGAATCGGTGTGGTCGGCCGCTGAGGCTGCTTCCGAGGCTGCAGATTTAACCGGTCCCGGCGGCGCTTATGAATACCAACCGGGTGCAGATGCGGAAACTACTGTGAGGCAGGTGATCATCCAGAAATGGGCAGCACTTCCTTATATAAATAATATTGAAGCTTACATTGAAGCAACCAGGACCAAGTACCCTGAAATTGTAGAAGAAGGTACAGAGGATTATACTATAGGCAACCGCATCCCTTCTTCGATATCTATACTGCCGGGCACCACGATACCTAGTATCCTGTTCTATCCTGACAGTGAAACCCAAAGAAACCCTAACATTACGCAAAGGGCATCGATAACCGAAAATGTTTGGTGGGACCAGAAACCAGAATAA
- the rpsL gene encoding 30S ribosomal protein S12, which translates to MPTIQQLVRTGRAQITKKSKSAALDSCPQRRGVCTRVYTTTPKKPNSAMRKVARVRLTNGNEVNAYIPGEGHNLQEHSIVLVRGGRVKDLPGVRYHIVRGALDTAGVAGRTQRRSKYGAKRPKPGQAPAATGKKK; encoded by the coding sequence ATGCCAACAATTCAACAATTAGTAAGAACAGGGAGAGCCCAGATAACTAAGAAGAGTAAATCGGCTGCTTTAGATTCCTGTCCTCAAAGAAGGGGCGTATGTACACGTGTGTACACCACAACACCAAAAAAACCAAACTCTGCAATGCGTAAAGTTGCAAGGGTTCGTTTGACAAATGGTAACGAGGTGAACGCGTACATCCCTGGAGAAGGACACAATCTTCAAGAGCACTCGATAGTATTAGTTAGAGGCGGAAGAGTAAAAGACCTACCGGGTGTAAGGTACCACATCGTTCGCGGTGCTTTGGATACCGCCGGTGTAGCCGGAAGGACACAGCGCAGGTCTAAGTATGGTGCAAAACGTCCAAAACCAGGACAAGCGCCAGCAGCAACAGGAAAGAAAAAGTAA
- the rpsJ gene encoding 30S ribosomal protein S10, with amino-acid sequence MSQKIRIKLKSYDHSLVDKSAEKIVKTVKSTGAVVTGPIPLPTHKKIFTVLRSPHVNKKSREQFEVSSYKRLLDIYSSSSKTIDALMKLELPSGVEVEIKV; translated from the coding sequence ATGAGTCAAAAAATCAGAATAAAACTAAAATCATACGATCATAGCCTGGTAGACAAATCTGCCGAGAAGATCGTTAAGACTGTAAAAAGTACAGGCGCTGTGGTAACGGGTCCTATTCCGCTTCCTACGCACAAGAAAATCTTTACTGTACTACGTTCACCGCACGTGAATAAAAAATCAAGGGAGCAGTTTGAAGTTAGCTCTTACAAAAGGCTTCTTGATATTTACAGTTCATCTTCAAAAACTATCGACGCTCTTATGAAATTAGAGCTTCCGAGCGGTGTTGAAGTAGAGATCAAAGTGTGA